In Amaranthus tricolor cultivar Red isolate AtriRed21 chromosome 5, ASM2621246v1, whole genome shotgun sequence, a genomic segment contains:
- the LOC130813263 gene encoding probable disease resistance protein At1g52660 codes for MLSVEHVVSGILIGLSILTYWNEVSNIDDRKRILKGKAQCCRAKVRDFKRKISYIEVVGGKKRKPDDCKWVKEGRVLVKKAKHLLNPVNGQSRGFLVGLKMRWDVSTLLQDLEVHDRLGHKLLRQAMFDAEGPCRGKLLPVKEVVGRVPSNTLDRLKDMFNDDDRFGRIAIHGINGIGKTFLMMHLHNYGLNEFDYVFWVSSAVEFTIESLQDAVAAVVKCDFASGDHWSVRARKLSESFAKLGRFALFLDAVPKTVFSSNQFGIPVPARGSNCKLVLCTSSASLESILFHDFKTVKVKPLPKNDAYELFINRAQIGEETISSLDGIPWKLSDRCCGVPHRIVDVASRMCGISDPHEWKNELFKLESLDEKNISRSI; via the coding sequence ATGCTTTCTGTAGAGCATGTTGTCTCCGGAATTTTGATAGGTTTGAGCATTTTAACTTATTGGAATGAGGTGTCAAACATTGATGATAGGAAGAGGATTCTCAAGGGTAAAGCTCAATGCTGCCGAGCTAAAGTGCGGGactttaaaagaaaaatctCTTACATTGAGGTTGTAGGAGGCAAGAAGCGAAAGCCAGATGACTGCAAATGGGTGAAGGAGGGTCGAGTGCTTGTCAAGAAAGCGAAACACTTGTTAAACCCAGTTAATGGACAATCGAGGGGCTTTCTCGTGGGTCTTAAGATGAGATGGGATGTTTCCACATTGCTTCAGGATTTGGAAGTCCATGATCGATTGGGCCATAAGCTTCTTAGACAGGCCATGTTTGATGCTGAAGGCCCTTGTCGTGGGAAACTTTTACCGGTGAAGGAAGTAGTTGGTCGAGTACCTTCTAACACTTTAGACCGTCTTAAGGATAtgtttaatgatgatgataggTTTGGAAGAATTGCAATTCATGGCATAAATGGAATTGGTAAGACTTTTTTGATGATGCATCTCCATAACTATGGGCTAAATGAGTTTGACTACGTTTTCTGGGTCTCGTCCGCTGTTGAGTTTACGATCGAGAGCTTGCAGGATGCTGTTGCTGCAGTTGTGAAGTGTGATTTTGCTAGTGGCGATCACTGGTCTGTGAGGGCTAGAAAATTGTCAGAATCATTTGCCAAGCTTGGCAGATTCGCACTTTTCTTAGATGCTGTACCAAAAACTGTCTTTTCTTCAAATCAATTTGGAATTCCAGTTCCTGCAAGAGGGAGCAACTGCAAGCTGGTATTATGTACTAGCTCTGCATCATTGGAGAGTATTTTGTTTCATGATTTTAAAACAGTTAAAGTAAAACCTCTTCCAAAAAATGATGCATATGAGTTGTTTATAAATAGAGCTCAGATTGGTGAAGAAACTATTTCTTCCCTTGATGGAATTCCCTGGAAACTTTCTGATAGGTGCTGTGGAGTGCCACATAGGATTGTAGACGTAGCTAGTCGTATGTGCGGCATAAGTGACCCTCATGAATGGAAGAATGAGCTATTTAAATTAGAAAGCTTGGATGAAAAAAACATCTCTAGATCCATTTAA
- the LOC130812655 gene encoding probable helicase MAGATAMA 3 isoform X1: MCETTLEKSKVAEEACMLRFYKIVLSWDYFRIRKLSQKSSKELSKGLREVKDTYKDVDDYLATFEPLLFEEVKAQIVQDKDDEEEEETLLLEQKMCVLKECSNLDGFYFPTVVYALNDKEFVFQNDLLLLSKEKFGVDKIPNTYAFALVEHRQQESLRLRMFLQGEVQGIDVDKIASSKRLNKMQTRLSEDKSFLFISKICSLSTIVREFVAMRSICSLPFKDVILRASDSNINTTGLAWKVPNKLMESIENNHNESQLEAIRAGLSRKPFVLIQGPPGTGKTQTILGLLNAILHSVPTRTRIDADDKPHDLKRPREMSFEEKLYHWRLASPLTGVNPRDTNMPVNGDDGYFPTTGNELKPVVVVSSRKYRVRVLVCAPSNSALDEIVLRVLRTGVRDENDRAYNPKIVRIGLKAHHSVQAVSMDYLVERKLAGLEGHLDKQKQGIAGSDRDSIRASILDEAVIVFSTLSFSGSNIFSKMNRTFDIVIIDEAAQAVEPATLVPLSTGCKQVFLVGDPVQLPATVISPVAEKLGYGTSLFKRLQGSGYPVTMLKTQYRMHPEIRNFPSREFYDNALEDGADVEEQTKRAWHDYRCFRPFCFFDIKDGEESQPTGSGSWVNADEVEFGLLMYQKLVAKYPELKSSSRVAIISPYRLQVKLFRQRFQEMFGIDSEKVVDINTVDGFQGREKDVAIFSCVRASKDKGIGFVADFRRMNVGITRARSSVLVIGSVSTLKRDKHWSNLVDAAEKNDSLFEVSKPYAAFFSDEHLKSMEVKVEPDVFDEQMLQYGSIYGDADNPAQPMDENFDGDGGFGDGGDDD; the protein is encoded by the exons ATGTGTGAAACGACATTGGAGAAAAGCAAAGTGGCAGAAGAAGCTTGTATGCTTCGCTTTTATAAGATTGTTCTGAGTTGGGATTACTTTCGCATTCGCAAATTATCTCAG AAATCTAGCAAAGAATTAAGTAAGGGTCTAAGGGAGGTGAAGGATACATATAAGGATGTTGATGATTACTTAGCAACGTTTGAGCCTCTTCTTTTTGAAGAAGTTAAAGCACAGATTGTCCAAGACAAAGACGATGAGGAGGAAGAgg AAACACTGTTGCTTGAGCAGAAGATGTGTGTGTTGAAGGAATGCAGCAATTTGGATGGGTTTTACTTCCCCACAGTAGTTTATGCCTTGAATGACAAGGAATTCGTTTTTCAAAATGACCTTTTGTTACTTTCCAAAGAGAAG TTTGGAGTGGACAAAATTCCTAATACATATGCATTTGCATTGGTGGAGCATCGTCAACAAGAATCTCTTAGACTTAGAATGTTTTTACAAGGAGAAGTTCAGGGAATTGATGTTGATAAAATTGCGTCTAGTAAGAGACTAAATAAAATGCAGACACGTCTCAGTGAAGACAAGTCCTTTCTATTCATTTCAAAG ATATGTAGTTTATCTACTATTGTTCGTGAGTTTGTTGCCATGCGGTCCATTTGCTCACTTCCCTTCAAGGATGTTATTTTGCGGGCTTCAGATAGTAACATCAATACAACAGGGCTTGCCTGGAAGGTTCCTAACAAGTTGATGGaatcaattgaaaataatcatAATGAGTCTCAATTGGAGGCTATTCGT GCAGGACTATCTCGGAAACCATTTGTCCTGATACAG GGCCCTCCAGGGACCGGAAAGACACAAACTATACTTGGGCTTCTTAATGCCATTCTACATTCTGTTCCAACAAGAACAAGAATCGATGCAGA TGATAAGCCACATGACTTGAAGCGGCCTCGAGAAATGTCTTTTGAGGAGAA GCTTTATCATTGGCGACTAGCTTCTCCATTGACTGGGGTCAATCCACGAGACACAAACATGCCGGTTAATGGTGATGATGGTTATTTTCCAACAACCGGAAATGAACTG AAACCAGTAGTGGTAGTTTCTAGTCGAAAATATCGTGTTCGTGTGCTGGTTTGTGCCCCGTCAAATTCTGCCCTTGATGAAATTGTGTTGCGAGTTCTACGTACAG GGGTTCGTGATGAAAATGACCGCGCTTATAATCCTAAGATCGTACGCATTGGCCTTAAGGCCCATCATTCAGTACAAGCCGTCTCCATGGattatttg GTGGAGCGAAAGCTAGCTGGCTTGGAGGGCCATTTGGATAAGCAAAAGCAAGGAATTGCTGGAAGTGATAGGGATAGCATCCGTGCCTCAATATTGGATGAAGCTGTGATT GTTTTCTCTACTCTCAGCTTCAGTGGTTCAAACATTTTTTCCAAAATGAACCGTACTTTTGACATTGTTATAATAGACGAAGCTGCTCAAGCA GTTGAACCGGCAACTCTTGTGCCTCTGTCAACAGGGTGCAAGCAGGTGTTTTTG GTTGGTGATCCAGTTCAGTTGCCTGCTACTGTGATTTCTCCTGTGGCTGAAAAGCTGGG ATATGGTACAAGCTTGTTCAAAAGATTACAGGGGAGTGGCTATCCAGTGACGATGCTCAAGACACAATATCGTATGCATCCTGAG ATACGGAACTTCCCTTCCCGAGAATTTTATGATAATGCACTGGAAGATGGCGCTGATGTGGAAGAGCAGACAAAACGTGCTTGGCATGATTATCGCTGCTTCCGTCCTTTTTGCTTTTTTGATATAAAGGACGGGGAAGAGTCGCAGCCTACAGGAAGTGGATCTTGGGTAAATGCAGATGAGGTTGAGTTTGGACTACTCATGTACCAGAAATTGGTGGCTAAATATCCAGAGCTCAAGTCAAGCTCCAGAGTTGCTATTATTTCCCCTTACAGGCTTCAAGTTAAGCTCTTTCGTCAACGTTTCCAAGAAATGTTTGGGATTGATTCCGAAAAAGTAGTAGACATAAATACCGTTGATGGTTTTCAG GGACGGGAAAAGGATGTTGCAATATTTTCATGTGTTAGGGCTAGCAAAGATAAGGGCATCGGATTTGTTGCTGATTTTCGGCGTATGAATGTCGGTATCACCAGAGCTCGTTCTTCCGTCCTG GTTATTGGTTCTGTATCAACACTGAAGAGGGATAAGCATTGGAGCAACCTTGTAGATGCTGCTGAGAAGAATGATTCCCTATTTGAG GTATCTAAGCCTTATGCAGCATTCTTTAGCGATGAACACTTGAAATCGATGGAGGTTAAGGTTGAGCCTGATGTTTTCGATGAACAAATGTTACAATATGGATCTATATATGGTGATGCTGATAACCCTGCTCAACCAATGGATGAAAATTTTGATGGAGATGGAGGCTttggtgatggtggtgatgACGATTAG
- the LOC130812655 gene encoding probable helicase MAGATAMA 3 isoform X2, which produces MCVLKECSNLDGFYFPTVVYALNDKEFVFQNDLLLLSKEKFGVDKIPNTYAFALVEHRQQESLRLRMFLQGEVQGIDVDKIASSKRLNKMQTRLSEDKSFLFISKICSLSTIVREFVAMRSICSLPFKDVILRASDSNINTTGLAWKVPNKLMESIENNHNESQLEAIRAGLSRKPFVLIQGPPGTGKTQTILGLLNAILHSVPTRTRIDADDKPHDLKRPREMSFEEKLYHWRLASPLTGVNPRDTNMPVNGDDGYFPTTGNELKPVVVVSSRKYRVRVLVCAPSNSALDEIVLRVLRTGVRDENDRAYNPKIVRIGLKAHHSVQAVSMDYLVERKLAGLEGHLDKQKQGIAGSDRDSIRASILDEAVIVFSTLSFSGSNIFSKMNRTFDIVIIDEAAQAVEPATLVPLSTGCKQVFLVGDPVQLPATVISPVAEKLGYGTSLFKRLQGSGYPVTMLKTQYRMHPEIRNFPSREFYDNALEDGADVEEQTKRAWHDYRCFRPFCFFDIKDGEESQPTGSGSWVNADEVEFGLLMYQKLVAKYPELKSSSRVAIISPYRLQVKLFRQRFQEMFGIDSEKVVDINTVDGFQGREKDVAIFSCVRASKDKGIGFVADFRRMNVGITRARSSVLVIGSVSTLKRDKHWSNLVDAAEKNDSLFEVSKPYAAFFSDEHLKSMEVKVEPDVFDEQMLQYGSIYGDADNPAQPMDENFDGDGGFGDGGDDD; this is translated from the exons ATGTGTGTGTTGAAGGAATGCAGCAATTTGGATGGGTTTTACTTCCCCACAGTAGTTTATGCCTTGAATGACAAGGAATTCGTTTTTCAAAATGACCTTTTGTTACTTTCCAAAGAGAAG TTTGGAGTGGACAAAATTCCTAATACATATGCATTTGCATTGGTGGAGCATCGTCAACAAGAATCTCTTAGACTTAGAATGTTTTTACAAGGAGAAGTTCAGGGAATTGATGTTGATAAAATTGCGTCTAGTAAGAGACTAAATAAAATGCAGACACGTCTCAGTGAAGACAAGTCCTTTCTATTCATTTCAAAG ATATGTAGTTTATCTACTATTGTTCGTGAGTTTGTTGCCATGCGGTCCATTTGCTCACTTCCCTTCAAGGATGTTATTTTGCGGGCTTCAGATAGTAACATCAATACAACAGGGCTTGCCTGGAAGGTTCCTAACAAGTTGATGGaatcaattgaaaataatcatAATGAGTCTCAATTGGAGGCTATTCGT GCAGGACTATCTCGGAAACCATTTGTCCTGATACAG GGCCCTCCAGGGACCGGAAAGACACAAACTATACTTGGGCTTCTTAATGCCATTCTACATTCTGTTCCAACAAGAACAAGAATCGATGCAGA TGATAAGCCACATGACTTGAAGCGGCCTCGAGAAATGTCTTTTGAGGAGAA GCTTTATCATTGGCGACTAGCTTCTCCATTGACTGGGGTCAATCCACGAGACACAAACATGCCGGTTAATGGTGATGATGGTTATTTTCCAACAACCGGAAATGAACTG AAACCAGTAGTGGTAGTTTCTAGTCGAAAATATCGTGTTCGTGTGCTGGTTTGTGCCCCGTCAAATTCTGCCCTTGATGAAATTGTGTTGCGAGTTCTACGTACAG GGGTTCGTGATGAAAATGACCGCGCTTATAATCCTAAGATCGTACGCATTGGCCTTAAGGCCCATCATTCAGTACAAGCCGTCTCCATGGattatttg GTGGAGCGAAAGCTAGCTGGCTTGGAGGGCCATTTGGATAAGCAAAAGCAAGGAATTGCTGGAAGTGATAGGGATAGCATCCGTGCCTCAATATTGGATGAAGCTGTGATT GTTTTCTCTACTCTCAGCTTCAGTGGTTCAAACATTTTTTCCAAAATGAACCGTACTTTTGACATTGTTATAATAGACGAAGCTGCTCAAGCA GTTGAACCGGCAACTCTTGTGCCTCTGTCAACAGGGTGCAAGCAGGTGTTTTTG GTTGGTGATCCAGTTCAGTTGCCTGCTACTGTGATTTCTCCTGTGGCTGAAAAGCTGGG ATATGGTACAAGCTTGTTCAAAAGATTACAGGGGAGTGGCTATCCAGTGACGATGCTCAAGACACAATATCGTATGCATCCTGAG ATACGGAACTTCCCTTCCCGAGAATTTTATGATAATGCACTGGAAGATGGCGCTGATGTGGAAGAGCAGACAAAACGTGCTTGGCATGATTATCGCTGCTTCCGTCCTTTTTGCTTTTTTGATATAAAGGACGGGGAAGAGTCGCAGCCTACAGGAAGTGGATCTTGGGTAAATGCAGATGAGGTTGAGTTTGGACTACTCATGTACCAGAAATTGGTGGCTAAATATCCAGAGCTCAAGTCAAGCTCCAGAGTTGCTATTATTTCCCCTTACAGGCTTCAAGTTAAGCTCTTTCGTCAACGTTTCCAAGAAATGTTTGGGATTGATTCCGAAAAAGTAGTAGACATAAATACCGTTGATGGTTTTCAG GGACGGGAAAAGGATGTTGCAATATTTTCATGTGTTAGGGCTAGCAAAGATAAGGGCATCGGATTTGTTGCTGATTTTCGGCGTATGAATGTCGGTATCACCAGAGCTCGTTCTTCCGTCCTG GTTATTGGTTCTGTATCAACACTGAAGAGGGATAAGCATTGGAGCAACCTTGTAGATGCTGCTGAGAAGAATGATTCCCTATTTGAG GTATCTAAGCCTTATGCAGCATTCTTTAGCGATGAACACTTGAAATCGATGGAGGTTAAGGTTGAGCCTGATGTTTTCGATGAACAAATGTTACAATATGGATCTATATATGGTGATGCTGATAACCCTGCTCAACCAATGGATGAAAATTTTGATGGAGATGGAGGCTttggtgatggtggtgatgACGATTAG
- the LOC130813705 gene encoding protein MANNAN SYNTHESIS-RELATED 1-like, with protein sequence MQRSERDNKKKESSNWVLGFGNWVTSIMVEPRQILAGFLTVTMFVMLAHMIKRDHFSSHSQVRMSPSQTTRFERSKFAESTAASVDSNGLWKDDAPELEPCWQKPNFEVDPSDGYVTFSLTDGPEYHVSQIADAVVVARNLGATLVLPDIRGTKLGDKREFDNVYDAHKFISSLDGVVRVVKQPPSKISMKKIAVVKVPNRVTKEHIAEKIELVFREKGNIRLATYFPLVNMKKAKAEGDIDSVACMAMFGTLDLQPEVRGVVDSMIERLRTLSRKSDGRFVAVDLRVDVLEKKGCKDKEGSVSKSCYDAGEIASFLRKIGFGKDTTIYLTQSRWDSSLDALKEFFPKTYTKEGIMPMDKKDQFLDSEAPTLEEVIDFYICSESDVFVPAISGLFYANVAGKRISTGKTQILVPANIPGVSASPDNFISHYVTKKNHLAYSCFC encoded by the exons ATGCAGAGATCTGAGAGAGATAATAAAAAGAAGGAATCTTCAAATTGGGTTTTAGGTTTTGGGAATTGGGTAACTAGTATTATGGTGGAACCAAGACAAATTCTTGCTGGTTTTCTTACTGTTactatgtttgttatgcttgcTCATATGATCAAAAGAGATCATTTCAGTTCTCATTCTCAG gtgaGGATGTCACCATCACAAACAACTCGATTTGAAAGATCCAAATTTGCAGAAAGCACTGCTGCTTCAGTTGATAGCAATGGTTTATGGAAAGACGATGCTCCTGAGCTAGAACCTTGTTGGCAAAAACCAAATTTTG AAGTTGACCCATCTGATGGATATGTTACTTTCTCCTTAACTGATGGTCCAGAATACCATGTCTCACAG ATTGCAGATGCTGTGGTAGTGGCCAGAAATCTTGGTGCAACTCTTGTACTTCCTGACATCAGGGGAACTAAATTGGGAGACAAGAG GGAGTTTGACAATGTTTACGATGCACACAAATTTATAAGTAGCTTGGATGGAGTGGTTAGGGTAGTGAAGCAACCCCCTTCAAaaatatcaatgaaaaaaattgcAGTTGTTAAGGTTCCAAATCGTGTTACCAAAGAACACATTGCCGAAAAGATTGAGCTAGTATTTCGGGAAAAGGGAAACATTAGACTAGCTACGTATTTTCCATTGGTAAATATGAAGAAAGCTAAAGCCGAAGGTGATATTGACTCTGTTGCATGCATGGCGATGTTTGGGACATTAGATTTGCAACCAGAAGTTCGTGGTGTTGTGGACTCGATGATAGAGCGGTTAAGAACATTGAGTCGGAAGTCAGATGGTCGCTTTGTCGCTGTGGATTTGAGGGTTGATGTTTTAGAAAAGAAGGGTTGCAAAGATAAAGAGGGTTCCGTATCCAAGAGTTGTTATGATGCAGGAGAAATCGCTtcgtttttaagaaaaattggtTTCGGAAAGGATACCACGATCTATTTGACCCAATCAAGATGGGACAGCAGTCTTGATGCCCTAAAGGAGTTCTTCCCCAAAACATACACAAAG GAAGGGATAATGCCTATGGATAAAAAGGACCAATTTCTTGATTCAGAAGCCCCAACCCTGGAAGAGGTTATCGACTTCTACATCTGTTCCGAAAGCGATGTTTTTGTACCAGCCATCTCTGGTCTATTTTATGCCAATGTTGCCGGGAAGAGAATCTCTACTGGAAAAACACAGATTCTCGTTCCAGCCAATATACCCGGTGTTTCTGCTTCTCCAGATAACTTCATTTCGCATTACGTCACCAAGAAAAACCACTTGGCTTATTCATGTTTCTGCTGA